Proteins encoded by one window of Rutidosis leptorrhynchoides isolate AG116_Rl617_1_P2 chromosome 7, CSIRO_AGI_Rlap_v1, whole genome shotgun sequence:
- the LOC139860010 gene encoding uncharacterized protein, with translation MESFMEEMKKTLEIQNKSIAALGKQIGQVAEEKATRESDTISSYTLLNPNHESEVRGHEVNMVGTLRNGKAYDNKVKMPRKSEIKYGPVEKFEETDMEPNTIPFPKALESPNQFPNGKKGPKTDDMWETFKQVKINISLIDAIKQIPAYAKFLKDLCVKKRKLNASLPKKVKLTEKVSAVISGSLPPKFMDPGTPLISVTVGNVNVKKALLDLGASINILP, from the exons atggagtcattcatggaagagATGAAGAAGACTTTGGAAATTCAAAATAAGTCAATTGCAGCATTGGGTAAGcaaattggtcaagtggcggagGAAAAGGCAACACGAGAATCAGATACAATTTCAAGTTATACATTGCTTAACCCGAATCATGAATCTGAAGTAAGAGGACATGAAGTGAACATGGTGGGCACTTTAAGAAATGGAAAGGCATATGATAACAAAGTAAAAATGCCCAGAAAATCAGAAATCAAGTATGGTCCAG ttgaaaagtttgAGGAAACAGATATGGAGCCTAATACTATTCCATTCCCCAAGGCTCTAGAGTCCCCGAACCAATTTCCTAATGGGAAAAAGGGACCAAAAACGGATGATATGTGGGAAACCTTTAAACAAGTAAAAATCAATATTTCActtattgatgcaatcaaacaaattccAGCATATGCTAAATTTTTAAAGGATTTGTGTGTTAAAAAACGGAAACTAAATGCATCATTGCCCAAAAAGgtaaaattaactgaaaaagtgagTGCGGTCATTTCTGGTTCACTTCCACCGAAGTTTATGGACCCGGGGACACCATTAATTTCAGTTACGGTGGGTAATGTTAATGTCAAAAAGGCTTTAttggatttgggggctagtattaaCATACTTCCATGA